One window of Mobula hypostoma chromosome 30, sMobHyp1.1, whole genome shotgun sequence genomic DNA carries:
- the LOC134339651 gene encoding histone H3, giving the protein MARTKQTARKSTGGKAPRKQLATKAARKSAPATGGVKKPHRYRPGTVALREIRRYQKSTELLIRKLPFQRLVREIAQDFKTDLRFQSSAVMALQEASEAYLVGLFEDTNLCAIHAKRVTIMPKDIQLARRIRGERA; this is encoded by the coding sequence ATGGCCCGCACCAAGCAGACAGCGCGTAAATCGACCGGAGGGAAAGCTCCTCGCAAACAGTTGGCGACCAAAGCGGCGCGGAAGAGCGCTCCAGCCACCGGCGGAGTGAAGAAGCCTCATCGCTACCGGCCCGGCACCGTGGCTCTGCGGGAGATCCGGCGCTACCAGAAATCCACCGAGCTGCTCATCCGCAAACTTCCCTTCCAGCGCCTGGTGCGGGAGATCGCTCAGGACTTCAAAACCGATCTGCGCTTCCAGAGCTCGGCCGTCATGGCCCTGCAGGAGGCTAGCGAGGCTTACCTGGTCGGGCTGTTTGAGGACACTAACCTGTGCGCCATCCACGCCAAGCGAGTCACCATCATGCCCAAGGACATCCAGTTGGCCCGCCGCATCCGCGGGGAGCGCGCCTAA
- the LOC134339815 gene encoding histone H2B 1/2-like — protein sequence MPETAKPASKKGAKKTLPKPAGKAGKKRKRLRKESYSIYIYKVMKQVHPDTGISSKAMSIMNSFVNDIFERIGGEASRLAHYNKRSTITSREIQTAVRLLLPGELAKHAVSEGTKAVTKYTSSK from the coding sequence ATGCCTGAGACAGCGAAACCTGCTTCGAAGAAGGGCGCCAAGAAAACTCTGCCCAAACCTGCGGGCAAGGCAGGGAAGAAGCGCAAGAGGCTGAGGAAGGAGAGTTACTCCATCTACATCTACAAAGTGATGAAGCAGGTTCACCCCGACACCGGCATCTCCTCCAAGGCCATGAGCATCATGAACTCATTCGTCAACGATATCTTCGAGCGCATCGGGGGCGAGGCTTCCCGCCTGGCCCATTACAACAAGCGGTCAACCATCACCTCACGGGAGATCCAGACCGCCGTGCGGCTGCTGCTGCCTGGGGAGCTGGCCAAACACGCCGTGTCCGAAGGGACAAAGGCGGTGACCAAGTACACCAGCTCTAAGTAA